In Longimicrobium sp., the genomic stretch GTTTGGATTTGCTATAGCGGAACTCCATTCGAGCATTAACATTGACGATCCGGTGGCAGGCTTCTACTTTCGGCAGGTAAACGGAGGGGCTTGCCAAAACTGCTACCGGGTGTTATACTGCCAATGTACAGCACGGGAGCGCGGGCGCACTTCCTCGAGTTCGTGTTCCTGCCGTCGTTCGAGCGAACGGCGCAGGGGGTTCTCTCTCCCGAAGACATCCGCGAGCTGGAGCTCACGCTGCTCCAGCAGCCGCGGGCGGGGGCGGTTCTCCGCGACACGGGCGGGGTGCGCAAGGTGCGCGCGGCCATCGAGGGCCGCGGCAAAAGCGGCAGCGCGCGGGTGGTGTACCTGTACGTCGAGGTGCGCCAGAAAATCTACCTCCTGCTCTGCTTCGCCAAGAACGAGCAGGGCAACCTCACGCCCGAGCAGAAGCGGCGCGTCCGCGAGCTCGTGGCGCAACTCCAGGCCGAGGAGGCAGCATGGCCGGCAGCGACAGCGGCAGCGCGTTCGGCGACGCGCTGATCGGGGCCCTCGAAGAGGCCGTGGCCTTCGAGCGCGGCGAGCTTCCCGCCGCGCGCGTCGACCGCGTCGACATCACCGCGCGGCATGCGCGCGCCACGCCGGCGCCGGCGTACACCGCCGAGCAGATCCGCGCGATCCGGCGCCGGCTCTCGCTCTCGCAGCCCGTGTTCGCGGAGATGCTGAACGTGAGCGCCAGCACCGTCCGCGCGTGGGAGCAGGGCGCGCGCGAGCCCGACGGCCCCACGCGCCGCCTCCTGCAGGTGGCCGACGTGCACCCCGAGGCGCTGACCGACGCGGTCTACGGCACCCGCGCCACCGAGTACCGCGACCGCGGCTGGCCGCGCATGGTCGCCGAGAGCCGCGTCCCTTTCGGCACCCGCCGCGACGACGATCAGAAGTAGGAAGCCCCGCGCCGGCCGACGCGGGGCTTCATGCATCTGTGGTGGAAAAATGCGCGTGAACTCGCGGCTACCACATCACGCAGTCCGCCTTCGCGGCGCCTTCGCGGACTTCATCGTGGCGCATGCCTGGCGCACGTGCACGGCGGCCGC encodes the following:
- a CDS encoding type II toxin-antitoxin system RelE/ParE family toxin translates to MYSTGARAHFLEFVFLPSFERTAQGVLSPEDIRELELTLLQQPRAGAVLRDTGGVRKVRAAIEGRGKSGSARVVYLYVEVRQKIYLLLCFAKNEQGNLTPEQKRRVRELVAQLQAEEAAWPAATAAARSATR
- a CDS encoding helix-turn-helix domain-containing protein translates to MAGSDSGSAFGDALIGALEEAVAFERGELPAARVDRVDITARHARATPAPAYTAEQIRAIRRRLSLSQPVFAEMLNVSASTVRAWEQGAREPDGPTRRLLQVADVHPEALTDAVYGTRATEYRDRGWPRMVAESRVPFGTRRDDDQK